One window from the genome of Xenorhabdus bovienii SS-2004 encodes:
- the dksA gene encoding RNA polymerase-binding protein DksA: MQEGQKRKTSSLSILAIAGVEAYQEKPGEEYMNDAQLTHFKLILEAWRNQLRDEVDRTVSHMQDEAANFPDPVDRAAQEEEFSLELRNRDRERKLIKKIEKTLKKVEDDDFGYCESCGVEIGIRRLEARPTADLCIDCKTLAEIREKQMAG; the protein is encoded by the coding sequence ATGCAAGAAGGGCAAAAACGTAAAACCTCGTCCTTAAGCATTCTCGCCATCGCTGGGGTAGAAGCTTACCAAGAAAAGCCAGGCGAAGAATACATGAACGATGCCCAGTTAACGCATTTCAAGCTGATTCTGGAAGCATGGCGCAATCAACTCAGGGATGAAGTAGACCGTACTGTATCTCATATGCAAGATGAGGCAGCGAACTTCCCTGATCCAGTTGACCGTGCGGCGCAAGAAGAAGAATTCAGTCTTGAACTACGTAATCGGGATCGTGAACGTAAGTTGATCAAAAAGATCGAAAAAACGCTGAAAAAAGTCGAAGATGACGATTTCGGCTATTGTGAGTCCTGTGGGGTTGAAATCGGCATCCGCCGTTTAGAAGCTCGCCCGACAGCTGACTTATGTATTGACTGTAAAACGTTGGCCGAAATTCGCGAAAAGCAAATGGCTGGCTGA
- the gluQRS gene encoding tRNA glutamyl-Q(34) synthetase GluQRS — MLPYIAPDMTQSEHSALYIGRFAPSPSGDLHFGSLVTALGSYLQAHACHGKWLVRIDDIDPPREVPGSASRILQSLEHYGLCWDGEVLYQSQRHETYRAILAQLQQQGNSYYCTCTRQRIQQLGGFYDDHCRHLHLLADNAAVRLKQRHPIYGFHDKLQGYITVPAKMAEEDFTIYRKDGLFAYNLVVVVDDNHQGVTEIVRGADLIKPTVRQLSLYQNLNFAIPDYVHLPLVLNQEGNKLSKQNHAQPIPLDDPRPLLIDALSFLNQPTIAGWQDLTTDQVLRQAIVGWNINPVPQKNITYRQFK, encoded by the coding sequence ATGCTCCCTTATATTGCTCCTGATATGACTCAATCTGAACATTCCGCATTATATATCGGGCGTTTCGCTCCGTCCCCTTCCGGTGATCTCCACTTCGGTTCCCTAGTAACTGCTCTCGGCAGTTACCTACAGGCGCATGCCTGCCATGGCAAATGGCTGGTGCGCATTGATGACATAGATCCCCCAAGAGAAGTTCCCGGATCCGCCAGCCGGATATTGCAGTCCCTTGAGCATTATGGTCTTTGCTGGGATGGTGAGGTGCTGTATCAATCCCAGCGCCATGAAACCTATCGGGCAATACTCGCTCAGTTGCAACAACAGGGAAACAGCTATTACTGCACCTGTACCCGCCAGCGCATTCAACAATTGGGCGGGTTTTATGACGATCATTGCCGGCATTTACATTTGCTTGCTGACAATGCTGCTGTTCGCTTGAAACAACGCCATCCAATTTATGGCTTTCACGATAAATTGCAGGGTTACATCACTGTTCCTGCTAAAATGGCAGAAGAAGACTTCACCATTTATCGCAAAGACGGTTTATTCGCTTATAATCTTGTCGTTGTTGTTGATGATAACCATCAAGGCGTGACTGAAATTGTCAGAGGAGCGGATTTGATTAAACCCACGGTTCGCCAGCTATCACTGTATCAGAACCTGAATTTTGCGATTCCAGATTATGTGCATTTACCCCTCGTTCTCAATCAAGAGGGAAATAAGCTCTCTAAGCAAAATCATGCCCAGCCGATCCCATTGGATGATCCACGGCCATTACTTATTGATGCGTTATCATTTTTGAACCAACCCACCATTGCAGGCTGGCAAGATCTCACGACAGATCAGGTGCTGCGGCAAGCTATCGTCGGTTGGAATATAAACCCTGTTCCGCAGAAAAACATAACCTATCGCCAATTCAAATAA
- the pcnB gene encoding polynucleotide adenylyltransferase PcnB, whose translation MKKKSVKAKPSTPPITVLPRDQHPISRKDISDNALKVLYRLNKSGFQAYLVGGGVRDLLLHKKPKDFDIATNATPEQVRKLFRNCRLVGRRFRLAHIMFGPDVIEVATFRGSHEQVESNDRNQSQKAQSGMLLRDNIFGSVEEDAVRRDFTINSLYYGIEDFALRDYVGGMADLQAGIIRLIGDPETRYREDPVRMLRAVRFASKLDMTIEKTTAEPIPQLAFLLKDIPSARLFEESLKLLQSGHGYSTYKLLREYNLFQLLFPMMQRGFTPNSDSPLEKLLEQVLKNTDYRLQNDKRVNPAFLFAAMLWYPLIEHAEKLSQEGGLPYYDAFALAMNDILDEQCGSIAIPKRHTTTMRDIWLLQLRLPRRQGKRANKLMEHPKFRAAYDLLELRASVEPRHELKELVLWWSEFQQATAPQQRGMISELGTDPVRRRTRPRRSSRPRQFKDNG comes from the coding sequence ATGAAGAAAAAATCCGTAAAGGCTAAGCCTTCTACCCCCCCGATCACGGTGCTCCCTCGGGATCAGCACCCAATTTCACGTAAAGACATCAGTGACAATGCCCTGAAGGTTTTGTATCGCCTGAATAAATCAGGTTTTCAAGCCTATCTGGTCGGTGGTGGTGTTCGTGATTTATTGCTGCACAAAAAACCCAAAGATTTCGATATCGCAACGAATGCCACACCAGAGCAGGTACGCAAACTCTTCCGTAACTGTCGGCTTGTGGGTCGCCGTTTCCGCCTTGCTCATATTATGTTTGGGCCAGATGTGATTGAAGTCGCCACTTTCCGTGGGTCACACGAGCAAGTTGAATCCAATGACCGGAATCAGTCACAAAAAGCGCAAAGCGGAATGTTGCTGCGCGATAATATCTTCGGTTCGGTCGAAGAAGATGCCGTTCGCCGCGATTTCACCATCAATAGCCTCTATTATGGCATTGAAGATTTCGCCTTGCGGGATTATGTCGGCGGAATGGCTGACCTGCAAGCTGGGATCATTCGCCTGATTGGTGATCCGGAAACCCGTTACCGTGAAGATCCTGTCCGTATGCTGCGCGCAGTCCGTTTTGCCAGCAAACTTGACATGACCATCGAGAAAACCACTGCCGAACCGATCCCGCAGCTTGCCTTTCTGTTGAAGGATATTCCCTCCGCACGCTTGTTCGAAGAATCCCTGAAACTATTACAGTCGGGGCATGGCTACAGCACCTATAAACTGCTGCGCGAGTACAATCTGTTCCAACTGCTATTCCCGATGATGCAGCGCGGTTTCACTCCAAACAGTGACTCACCGCTGGAAAAACTACTGGAACAGGTGCTGAAAAATACCGATTATCGGCTCCAGAACGACAAACGTGTCAATCCGGCCTTCTTATTCGCGGCCATGTTGTGGTATCCGTTGATTGAACATGCAGAGAAACTGTCTCAGGAAGGTGGTTTACCGTATTACGATGCCTTTGCTCTCGCAATGAATGACATTCTTGATGAGCAGTGCGGTTCTATTGCCATTCCGAAGCGCCATACCACGACCATGCGTGACATTTGGTTATTGCAGCTTCGTCTGCCACGCCGTCAGGGAAAACGCGCGAATAAGCTGATGGAGCATCCGAAGTTCCGAGCTGCGTATGATTTATTGGAATTACGCGCCAGCGTTGAACCACGACATGAACTGAAAGAGTTGGTACTGTGGTGGTCAGAATTCCAACAGGCGACAGCGCCTCAACAGCGTGGCATGATATCAGAACTGGGCACCGACCCCGTTCGTCGCAGAACACGTCCCCGCCGTAGCAGCCGGCCTCGTCAGTTCAAGGACAACGGTTGA
- the folK gene encoding 2-amino-4-hydroxy-6-hydroxymethyldihydropteridine diphosphokinase produces the protein MARVYIAIGSNLADPLQQVDNALAALHVIPDTSFVMRSSFYRSKPMGPQDQPDYLNLAVALETKLQPEALLDHTQAIELAQGRIRKDERWGPRTLDLDIMLFGDCIIKTERLTVPHYGLKQREFMLYPLAEIAPDLVFPDGETLAARLKHVPENGLTFWL, from the coding sequence ATGGCACGGGTTTACATCGCCATTGGCAGTAATCTGGCTGATCCCTTGCAGCAAGTCGATAATGCACTTGCTGCCCTGCATGTGATCCCTGACACAAGCTTTGTTATGCGATCCTCTTTTTATCGTAGCAAACCGATGGGGCCACAAGATCAGCCTGATTACCTCAACCTTGCCGTTGCACTGGAAACCAAGCTGCAACCAGAAGCATTGCTCGATCACACTCAAGCCATTGAGCTGGCACAAGGGCGTATCCGCAAAGATGAGCGCTGGGGGCCGAGAACACTCGATCTGGATATCATGCTGTTTGGCGATTGCATTATTAAGACTGAGCGCCTGACTGTTCCCCATTACGGCTTAAAACAGCGCGAGTTTATGCTTTATCCGCTTGCAGAAATTGCGCCGGATCTTGTATTCCCAGATGGAGAAACACTGGCAGCACGATTAAAACATGTTCCAGAAAATGGCCTGACGTTTTGGTTGTAG
- the panB gene encoding 3-methyl-2-oxobutanoate hydroxymethyltransferase, with amino-acid sequence MKPTTLTDLSQLKKEKRKFATITAYDASFAHLFAEQGINVMLIGDSLGMTLQGLDSTLPVTVEDIAYHTRCVRAGAPHSFLISDMPFMSYATPEQSFSSAATLMRSGANMVKIEGGSWLCEAVNMLTERAVPVCGHLGLTPQSVNIFGGYKVQGRDETSAQQLLNDAIALEKAGMQLLVLECVPTALGQRVSEALEIPVIGIGAGNLTDGQILVMHDALGITARPPKFAKDFLKETGNIRDAIRLYIEQVESGAYPGQAHSFK; translated from the coding sequence ATGAAACCAACAACCCTGACTGATCTGAGTCAGTTAAAAAAAGAGAAACGCAAGTTCGCTACAATCACAGCTTACGATGCCAGTTTTGCCCACCTTTTTGCCGAACAAGGCATCAACGTCATGCTTATCGGCGATTCACTCGGCATGACTTTACAAGGACTTGACTCGACCTTACCTGTCACGGTTGAAGATATTGCCTACCACACCCGCTGCGTCCGTGCTGGTGCCCCTCACTCTTTCCTGATCTCAGACATGCCTTTCATGAGTTACGCCACTCCAGAGCAGAGTTTTAGCAGTGCTGCGACATTGATGCGTTCCGGGGCTAATATGGTAAAAATTGAAGGCGGAAGCTGGCTGTGTGAGGCGGTCAATATGCTGACCGAGCGTGCCGTGCCAGTGTGTGGTCATTTGGGGCTGACGCCGCAATCAGTCAATATTTTCGGTGGCTATAAAGTGCAGGGTCGTGATGAAACTTCCGCCCAACAATTGCTTAACGATGCGATAGCTTTGGAAAAAGCAGGTATGCAGCTACTGGTGCTGGAGTGTGTGCCGACAGCATTAGGCCAGCGAGTGAGCGAAGCGCTGGAAATTCCGGTCATTGGTATTGGCGCGGGCAATCTCACTGACGGTCAGATTCTGGTCATGCACGATGCCTTAGGCATCACCGCCAGACCACCTAAATTTGCCAAAGATTTCCTCAAAGAAACCGGCAACATACGGGATGCCATCCGCCTGTATATCGAGCAGGTAGAAAGTGGTGCCTATCCCGGTCAAGCACATTCATTCAAATAA
- the panC gene encoding pantoate--beta-alanine ligase — MLIIETIPILRREIRRWHQAGKRIAFVPTMGNLHDGHMSLVDTARAQADVVIVSIFVNPMQFEHEDDLVNYPRTLQEDCEKLSHRKVELVFAPNANEMYPNGSNSSQTFVEVPDLSYLLEGANRPGHFRGVTTVVSKLFNLIQPDLVYFGEKDFQQVQIIRKIIADMAYDITLVSVPIVREKSGLALSSRNNLLSAEEKKIAPVLHQIMQCIAEKLTHGERATEQLLELASTHLREEGFMPDELFIRDAENLTPLTLQSKKAVILMAAWLGQVRLIDNQQVDLVG, encoded by the coding sequence ATGCTGATTATAGAAACAATCCCCATTTTACGCCGTGAAATCCGCCGCTGGCATCAGGCAGGCAAACGTATTGCCTTTGTACCAACTATGGGTAATCTGCATGATGGCCATATGTCATTGGTGGACACCGCCAGAGCACAGGCTGACGTAGTTATCGTCAGTATTTTTGTCAATCCCATGCAGTTTGAACATGAAGATGATTTGGTCAATTATCCACGAACCCTACAGGAAGACTGCGAAAAACTGAGCCATCGCAAGGTCGAACTGGTCTTTGCTCCCAATGCAAATGAAATGTATCCGAATGGCTCTAACAGCAGCCAGACTTTCGTCGAAGTACCAGATCTTTCTTATCTGCTTGAAGGTGCTAACCGTCCGGGGCATTTCCGTGGTGTCACCACCGTTGTCAGCAAACTGTTCAATCTGATTCAACCCGATCTCGTTTATTTCGGAGAAAAAGATTTCCAGCAAGTGCAGATTATCCGCAAGATCATTGCTGATATGGCTTACGATATTACGTTGGTTTCCGTTCCCATCGTCCGTGAAAAAAGTGGGTTGGCACTGAGTTCCCGCAATAATCTTTTATCGGCTGAAGAGAAAAAAATTGCTCCGGTATTACATCAGATCATGCAGTGTATTGCAGAAAAGCTGACGCATGGAGAACGAGCGACCGAACAGTTGCTCGAACTGGCATCGACACATTTGCGTGAAGAAGGCTTTATGCCGGATGAGTTATTTATCCGTGATGCAGAAAACTTGACTCCTCTGACGTTGCAAAGTAAAAAAGCCGTGATCCTAATGGCAGCCTGGTTAGGGCAAGTACGCTTAATTGACAATCAGCAAGTCGATTTGGTTGGCTGA
- a CDS encoding aminotransferase class V-fold PLP-dependent enzyme encodes MNTAGSGVIRPSTYEIMKDYLFSEFKMGTYEAELKSESILNHDVYNNCEPEDVVLFTSATDAWINIIRMLRVKENSEVWVSDSEYAANIIYFSFLSNKYNVKLRRVPSTLNFTPDLEWMKNNLSDNVSICGFNNSLKIRIDDSNFNNEN; translated from the coding sequence ATGAATACTGCTGGTTCTGGAGTTATTCGCCCCTCAACTTATGAGATTATGAAAGATTATTTGTTTTCTGAATTTAAAATGGGAACTTATGAAGCTGAATTGAAAAGTGAATCTATTTTAAATCACGATGTTTATAATAATTGTGAACCAGAAGATGTGGTATTGTTTACAAGTGCTACAGATGCATGGATTAATATTATTAGGATGTTACGTGTTAAAGAAAATTCGGAAGTATGGGTTAGTGATTCAGAATATGCAGCCAATATAATATATTTCTCATTTTTATCCAATAAATATAATGTAAAACTACGACGAGTTCCGTCAACTTTAAACTTTACTCCTGATTTAGAATGGATGAAAAATAATTTATCTGATAATGTTTCTATTTGTGGTTTCAATAATTCATTAAAAATAAGGATTGATGATAGTAATTTCAACAATGAAAATTAA
- a CDS encoding MFS transporter translates to MFDTIATIRGLNVKLRSLFFVTLSFRMGTMGFPFFAAYLIQEKSLNAIQAGVLVGVFGAGALLCDVIIGYFIKNFGSNKVIVFSLLFTSIILFLIPFLDYYYTIIAFSFLWGISYESFTPAAYSETVTHSDSSSRKIAFSCNRLAINIGMAIGPLVGGIIFSVHPILVFFVNSIFTFFSLIFYLLSMKSKENINNSLGSLDGNDCIKKECEVIEDKKYHYPRLIVILSSVLPVHIAYALPPTFLSAYIINYTSFPSYFVGVIFFVNAFLVILFELPINKKMNNVNSRLSLILGLLLAGGGFSLMIDINSAIILIMATILWSLGEMIIFPSITHYVSGISSSENVDRNLGFYSAGVNIGVMITPSIAFYMMENEFISPWLFVGFVLLFISAFLVCIKKSKTLWKNNA, encoded by the coding sequence ATGTTTGATACAATAGCAACTATCCGCGGATTGAACGTAAAACTTCGATCTCTGTTTTTTGTAACTCTTTCATTCAGAATGGGGACCATGGGGTTCCCGTTTTTTGCTGCTTATCTTATACAGGAAAAATCATTAAATGCAATTCAGGCAGGTGTATTAGTTGGTGTTTTTGGTGCAGGAGCTCTACTTTGTGATGTTATTATAGGATATTTCATTAAAAATTTTGGCTCTAATAAAGTTATTGTGTTCTCATTGTTATTTACATCAATTATATTATTTCTTATTCCTTTTTTGGATTATTATTACACAATAATTGCATTTTCTTTCCTGTGGGGAATTAGTTACGAATCTTTTACTCCAGCAGCATACTCTGAAACTGTTACACATTCAGATTCTTCTTCGAGGAAGATTGCATTTTCATGTAATAGACTTGCTATAAATATAGGTATGGCTATTGGGCCTCTTGTAGGAGGCATTATATTTTCTGTTCATCCTATACTTGTTTTTTTTGTTAATTCTATTTTTACTTTTTTCTCGCTTATTTTTTATCTTTTATCCATGAAATCTAAAGAAAATATTAATAACTCTCTTGGCAGTCTTGATGGAAATGATTGCATAAAAAAAGAATGTGAAGTTATAGAGGATAAAAAATATCATTATCCAAGATTGATTGTTATTCTTTCTTCAGTTTTGCCTGTGCATATTGCATATGCACTTCCTCCGACATTTCTTTCTGCATATATCATTAACTATACATCATTTCCAAGTTATTTTGTCGGTGTTATTTTCTTTGTTAATGCTTTTTTAGTTATTTTATTTGAGCTTCCTATTAATAAAAAAATGAATAATGTAAACAGTAGGCTTTCATTAATTCTGGGGCTTTTATTAGCGGGAGGAGGATTTTCATTAATGATTGATATTAATAGTGCTATTATTCTTATAATGGCTACCATATTATGGTCTTTGGGAGAGATGATAATATTTCCATCTATAACACACTATGTTAGTGGTATTTCTTCCAGTGAAAATGTTGATAGAAATCTAGGCTTTTATTCTGCTGGGGTAAATATAGGAGTGATGATAACACCTTCTATTGCTTTTTATATGATGGAAAATGAATTTATTTCTCCATGGTTGTTTGTTGGATTTGTTTTATTATTTATTTCTGCTTTTTTGGTATGTATAAAGAAAAGTAAAACTTTATGGAAGAATAATGCTTAA
- a CDS encoding ATP-grasp domain-containing protein — translation MDKEILVQSFLDGDEYIVDTVSCNGHVYICGIWKYVKKIVYGGKKIYDRDVLIDENSYEAKLLIDYIYKILPSLGIMNGPAHAEIILTNEGPVLVEVGARLNGNMEPDFHDIVLGNNQARITYISYCSPDRFIKNFSGKKYSKLKEACVLNTSTKLDGVISAINEKIVNEIKELNTVFKLSVKYGIGRKITPTIDLLSSPLRIFIFSDEITAIESDCKNIDSIKDGVYELNV, via the coding sequence ATAGATAAAGAAATATTAGTTCAATCTTTCCTTGATGGTGATGAGTATATAGTTGATACAGTAAGTTGTAATGGTCATGTTTATATTTGTGGAATATGGAAATATGTTAAAAAAATTGTTTATGGAGGAAAGAAAATCTATGATAGAGATGTATTGATTGATGAAAATTCCTATGAGGCAAAATTGCTTATTGACTATATCTATAAGATACTACCTTCACTAGGTATAATGAATGGTCCAGCTCATGCGGAAATTATATTGACTAATGAAGGCCCTGTGTTGGTAGAAGTAGGAGCTCGTCTAAATGGAAATATGGAACCTGATTTTCATGATATTGTATTAGGTAATAACCAGGCGAGAATCACTTATATTTCTTATTGCTCACCTGATAGATTTATTAAAAATTTTTCCGGGAAAAAATATAGTAAATTAAAAGAGGCATGTGTTTTAAATACATCAACGAAACTTGATGGAGTAATATCAGCTATTAATGAAAAAATAGTGAATGAAATAAAAGAGTTGAACACGGTTTTTAAATTAAGTGTAAAATATGGCATTGGTAGAAAGATAACTCCAACCATAGATCTTCTATCAAGCCCCCTAAGAATATTTATTTTTTCTGATGAGATAACTGCTATAGAAAGTGATTGTAAAAATATTGATTCTATTAAAGATGGAGTATATGAGTTAAATGTTTGA
- the panD gene encoding aspartate 1-decarboxylase produces the protein MLRTMLQGKLHRVKVTQADLHYEGSCAIDQNFMDAAGILEYEAIDIYNVDNGERFSTYAIAAERGSRIISVNGAAARRAAVGDKLIICSYVQIADELTKFHKPKVAYFDGDNVMSRLAKAVPVQVA, from the coding sequence ATGTTACGCACCATGCTACAGGGGAAACTACATCGAGTAAAAGTGACGCAGGCCGATCTTCATTACGAAGGTTCCTGTGCCATCGATCAAAATTTTATGGATGCAGCCGGCATTCTGGAATATGAAGCGATTGATATTTATAACGTTGATAATGGAGAACGATTCTCAACTTATGCAATTGCCGCTGAACGTGGTTCCAGAATCATCTCCGTAAACGGTGCCGCAGCACGTCGGGCGGCGGTAGGCGATAAGCTGATTATTTGTTCATATGTCCAAATTGCTGATGAGCTGACTAAATTTCACAAACCCAAAGTAGCTTATTTTGACGGTGATAATGTGATGAGCCGGCTGGCAAAAGCGGTTCCCGTTCAGGTTGCATAA
- a CDS encoding ABC transporter permease, translating into MIQLYWVALKTLWMKEITRFGRIWVQTLLPPVITMSLYFVIFGNLVGSRIGEMGGFSYMQFIVPGLIMMSVITNSYANVSSSFFGAKFQGSIEEVLVAPVPTHIIIAGFVGGGVARGVCVGILVTLVSQLFVPVQIHSWSMVVITLLTTSIVFSLAGLLNAIYAKTFDDISIIPTFVLTPLTYLGGVFYSLTLLPEFWQLVSKLNPIVYMISGFRYGFLGITDVSLTMTLGMLGIFIFVFYLLAWYLIESGRGLRT; encoded by the coding sequence ATGATTCAACTGTACTGGGTAGCGCTAAAAACCCTCTGGATGAAAGAAATAACCCGCTTTGGTCGTATTTGGGTACAAACCTTATTGCCTCCGGTGATCACGATGTCCCTCTATTTCGTCATATTCGGCAATCTGGTTGGTTCCCGTATTGGTGAGATGGGTGGATTCAGTTACATGCAGTTCATTGTTCCAGGGCTGATTATGATGTCTGTGATCACCAACTCATATGCTAACGTTTCCTCCTCCTTCTTTGGTGCTAAATTTCAGGGGAGCATTGAAGAAGTGCTGGTCGCTCCCGTGCCAACCCATATCATTATTGCTGGATTTGTTGGCGGTGGGGTTGCCCGTGGAGTATGCGTTGGTATTTTGGTGACACTGGTTTCCCAATTATTCGTACCTGTGCAGATCCACTCATGGAGTATGGTGGTGATCACCTTGCTGACAACATCCATAGTGTTTTCTCTGGCAGGGTTATTGAATGCCATTTATGCAAAAACGTTCGATGACATCAGCATCATTCCGACTTTTGTTCTGACGCCTTTGACTTATTTGGGCGGTGTATTCTATTCCCTGACCCTGCTGCCTGAATTCTGGCAGCTAGTATCCAAACTCAACCCGATCGTTTACATGATCAGCGGCTTCCGCTACGGTTTTCTTGGTATTACTGATGTTTCTCTGACGATGACGTTAGGTATGCTCGGTATATTTATCTTTGTTTTTTATCTGTTGGCTTGGTATTTGATCGAGTCAGGGCGAGGGCTGAGAACCTAA
- a CDS encoding ABC transporter ATP-binding protein — MAYALELTQLTKTYAGGVKALRGIDLRVEEGDFYALLGPNGAGKSTTIGIISSLVNKSSGKIKVFGYDIDTDLVNAKRQLGLVPQEFNFNPFETVIQIVLNQAGYYGVPRNVAYSRAETYLSQLDLWEKRNERANRLSGGMKRRLMIVRALMHQPKLLILDEPTAGVDIELRRSMWEFLKALNAQGTTIILTTHYLEEAEMLCRNIGIIQYGELVENTSMKDLLSQLERETFLLDLTPRGVMPVVEGYDYRLVDAVTLEVDVKRGQGLNDLFSQLSMQGIQISSMRNKANRLEELFVGLTNNNQGANQ, encoded by the coding sequence ATGGCTTATGCATTGGAATTGACTCAGCTTACGAAAACCTATGCAGGTGGTGTGAAGGCGTTGCGTGGGATTGATTTACGTGTCGAAGAAGGCGATTTCTACGCCCTGTTGGGACCGAATGGTGCAGGGAAATCGACTACTATTGGTATCATTAGTTCTTTAGTCAATAAGAGCAGCGGTAAGATCAAAGTGTTTGGTTACGATATTGACACGGATCTCGTCAATGCTAAACGGCAACTGGGGCTTGTTCCGCAGGAGTTTAATTTCAACCCATTTGAAACTGTGATTCAGATTGTACTGAATCAGGCGGGATATTACGGCGTACCCCGCAATGTAGCGTATAGCAGAGCAGAAACCTATCTGTCCCAACTGGATCTATGGGAAAAACGTAACGAACGGGCGAATCGGCTGTCAGGAGGAATGAAGCGCCGCCTGATGATTGTCCGTGCTCTGATGCACCAGCCGAAGTTGCTGATCCTTGATGAGCCGACGGCGGGGGTCGATATTGAACTGAGACGCTCCATGTGGGAGTTTCTGAAGGCTTTGAATGCGCAGGGAACCACCATCATCTTGACTACTCACTATCTGGAAGAGGCTGAAATGCTTTGCCGTAATATCGGCATTATTCAATATGGCGAACTGGTGGAAAATACCAGTATGAAAGATCTACTCAGCCAATTAGAACGCGAAACGTTTTTGCTCGACTTAACGCCCAGAGGTGTGATGCCTGTCGTTGAGGGTTATGATTATCGTCTGGTCGATGCGGTAACGCTGGAAGTGGATGTCAAGCGTGGTCAGGGATTGAATGATCTGTTTTCCCAACTGAGCATGCAGGGTATTCAAATCAGCAGTATGCGCAACAAAGCGAATCGTCTGGAAGAGCTGTTTGTTGGGTTGACCAATAATAATCAAGGAGCGAATCAATGA
- the can gene encoding carbonate dehydratase, producing MMRKIEELFARNKQWSQSVNEENPHFFKELSKVQKPHFLWIGCSDSRVPAEKLIDAAPGDLFVHRNVANLVIHTDLNCLSVVQYAVDVLQVEHIIICGHYGCGGIEAAVDGTELGLINNWLLHIRDLWYKHSSMLGELPPNDRLNRLCELNVIEQVYNLGHSTIMQAAWKRGQKVMIHGWVYGLKDGELHDLDVTADSREKLELNYRQAISKLAHKK from the coding sequence ATGATGAGAAAAATTGAAGAATTGTTTGCCAGGAACAAGCAGTGGTCGCAATCCGTAAACGAAGAAAATCCTCACTTCTTCAAGGAATTGTCAAAAGTACAAAAACCCCATTTTCTGTGGATAGGTTGTTCTGATAGCCGAGTGCCTGCTGAAAAACTGATTGACGCTGCACCCGGCGATCTTTTTGTTCACCGAAACGTCGCTAATCTGGTTATCCATACTGATTTAAACTGCTTATCTGTAGTTCAATACGCCGTTGATGTGTTACAGGTTGAGCACATAATCATCTGTGGTCACTACGGCTGCGGAGGCATAGAAGCGGCGGTAGATGGCACTGAATTAGGCTTAATCAATAACTGGCTGCTCCACATTCGGGACTTGTGGTACAAACACAGCTCCATGCTCGGCGAGTTGCCGCCTAACGATCGACTGAATCGTTTATGTGAGTTGAACGTCATTGAGCAGGTTTATAATCTCGGCCACTCCACCATTATGCAAGCAGCATGGAAACGTGGGCAGAAAGTCATGATCCACGGTTGGGTCTATGGCTTGAAAGATGGCGAACTGCATGATTTAGATGTTACCGCTGACAGCCGTGAAAAACTGGAACTCAATTACCGTCAGGCCATTTCCAAGCTGGCACATAAGAAATAA